In the Streptomyces formicae genome, one interval contains:
- a CDS encoding sensor histidine kinase has product MRSRLLPLLIILMAGVLLALGFPLAVSVAAAQQQKVVVDRIDDTARFASLAQFVTKRVTGSRVVRDTDERRETLQKELDFYHDVYGIKAGVFYRDGGPMAHAPGNWFLPSDGQVRDAFEEALRSRGSHDPEQVWPWQRGRLSVATPVIRDGDVVAVVVTDSPTGRMRSQTLRGWLLIAAGESAAMLLAVGAALRLTGWVLRPVRVLDATTHDIATGSLKSRVAAAGGPPELRRLARSFNEMADNVQDVLEQQRAFVADASHQLRNPLSALLLRIELLALELPEGNEEVASVRTEGKRLAQVLDDLLDLALAEHAAADLSLTDIGELAAERVGAWRPLADERGVRLTGDCPATTGWADPVALSSALDAVIDNALKFTPEGEAVHVSVAFSAAATTVVVTDGGPGLTEDELARVGDRFWRSNRHQNVRGSGLGLSISRALLAAGGGTLTYARHEPRGLKVTVSVPRSEPVPQTR; this is encoded by the coding sequence GTGCGCTCCCGCCTCCTCCCGCTGCTCATCATCCTCATGGCGGGCGTCCTGCTCGCGCTCGGCTTCCCGCTCGCGGTGAGCGTCGCGGCCGCCCAGCAGCAGAAGGTGGTCGTCGACCGGATCGACGACACGGCGCGCTTCGCCTCGCTCGCCCAGTTCGTCACGAAACGCGTCACGGGGTCACGGGTGGTGCGCGACACCGACGAGCGCCGCGAGACGCTCCAGAAGGAGCTCGACTTCTACCACGACGTCTACGGGATCAAGGCGGGCGTCTTCTACCGCGACGGCGGCCCGATGGCCCACGCTCCCGGCAACTGGTTCCTGCCCTCGGACGGCCAGGTGCGGGACGCCTTCGAGGAGGCCCTCAGGTCCCGCGGGAGCCACGATCCCGAGCAGGTGTGGCCGTGGCAGCGCGGGCGCCTGTCCGTCGCGACACCGGTCATCAGGGACGGTGACGTCGTCGCCGTCGTCGTCACCGACTCGCCCACCGGGCGCATGCGTTCGCAGACGCTGCGGGGCTGGCTGCTCATCGCCGCGGGCGAGTCCGCGGCGATGCTCCTCGCGGTCGGCGCGGCCCTGCGCCTCACCGGCTGGGTGCTGCGCCCCGTCCGCGTCCTGGACGCGACCACGCACGACATAGCGACAGGGAGCCTCAAGTCCAGGGTCGCGGCCGCGGGCGGGCCCCCGGAACTCCGGCGCCTGGCCCGGTCGTTCAACGAGATGGCGGACAACGTCCAGGACGTTCTCGAACAACAGCGCGCCTTCGTCGCCGACGCCTCGCACCAACTGCGCAACCCCCTGTCCGCCCTGCTCCTGCGCATCGAACTGCTCGCCCTCGAACTCCCCGAGGGCAACGAAGAGGTGGCCTCGGTCCGCACCGAGGGCAAGCGCCTGGCCCAGGTCCTCGACGACCTGCTCGACCTGGCCCTCGCCGAACACGCCGCGGCCGACCTGAGCCTGACCGACATCGGTGAACTGGCGGCCGAACGGGTCGGCGCCTGGCGGCCGCTCGCCGACGAGCGCGGGGTGCGGCTGACCGGCGATTGCCCGGCCACCACCGGCTGGGCGGACCCGGTCGCCCTCTCCAGCGCGCTGGACGCGGTGATCGACAACGCCCTGAAGTTCACGCCGGAGGGGGAGGCGGTCCACGTGAGCGTCGCCTTCAGTGCCGCCGCGACGACCGTCGTGGTCACCGACGGCGGCCCCGGCCTCACCGAGGACGAGCTGGCCCGCGTCGGCGACCGGTTCTGGCGCAGCAACCGCCATCAGAACGTACGGGGTTCGGGCCTCGGTCTGTCCATCTCACGGGCCCTGCTCGCGGCGGGCGGCGGCACCCTCACGTACGCGCGCCACGAACCGCGTGGACTCAAGGTGACCGTCAGCGTCCCGCGCAGCGAGCCGGTGCCGCAGACGCGCTGA
- a CDS encoding TAXI family TRAP transporter solute-binding subunit, whose amino-acid sequence MFQALPRISRRRALQGSAGALVVFGLLLWWLLPMGESSPSGRVTVSTGVRNAVYEHYGKLLKTAISRDMPDVDVKLINSQGSQQNVERVATGKADFTIAAADAVEKYRLEGAPGADRLRGCARLYDDYVQLVVPRSSAVDSVEKLRNLRVAVGQERSGVRLIADRVLEAAGLDPAKDVKPVAAGIDTMPELLKKNKIDAFFWSGGLPTDSVRELSEEMPVRLVKLGGLVNKLHKQGGASRYYRAATVPADAYPSAQQGSAVRTLAVANLLVTTDRIDPELTEGLTRSVIDSRDHIGAQVHAAQLVDLRTALYTDPLTLHEGARRYYRSVKP is encoded by the coding sequence ATGTTCCAGGCACTCCCCCGCATCAGCAGGCGCCGCGCCCTCCAGGGTTCGGCCGGGGCCCTCGTGGTGTTCGGGCTGCTGCTGTGGTGGCTGCTCCCGATGGGCGAGAGCTCGCCGAGCGGGCGGGTGACCGTCAGTACCGGCGTACGGAACGCGGTGTACGAGCACTACGGCAAGCTCCTGAAGACGGCGATCTCCCGGGACATGCCCGATGTCGACGTGAAGCTCATCAACAGCCAGGGCTCCCAGCAGAACGTCGAGCGGGTGGCGACCGGCAAGGCCGACTTCACGATCGCCGCCGCCGACGCCGTCGAGAAGTACCGCCTGGAGGGCGCGCCCGGCGCGGACCGCCTACGGGGCTGTGCGCGGCTGTACGACGACTACGTACAGCTCGTCGTGCCCCGGTCGTCCGCCGTCGACTCCGTGGAGAAGCTGCGGAACCTGCGGGTGGCCGTGGGGCAGGAGCGCTCGGGCGTGCGGCTGATAGCGGACCGGGTGCTCGAGGCCGCGGGCCTCGACCCGGCCAAGGACGTCAAGCCGGTGGCCGCGGGGATCGACACCATGCCCGAGCTCCTGAAGAAGAACAAGATCGACGCGTTCTTCTGGTCGGGCGGGCTGCCGACCGATTCCGTACGCGAGCTCTCCGAAGAGATGCCCGTCCGTCTGGTCAAGCTCGGCGGCCTGGTCAACAAACTGCACAAGCAGGGCGGCGCCTCGCGCTACTACCGGGCGGCGACGGTGCCGGCCGACGCCTACCCCAGCGCCCAGCAGGGCTCCGCCGTGCGGACCCTGGCCGTGGCGAACCTCCTGGTCACCACGGACCGGATCGATCCGGAGCTGACCGAGGGACTGACCCGCTCGGTCATCGACAGCCGCGACCACATCGGCGCACAGGTGCACGCGGCTCAGCTGGTGGACCTGCGTACCGCCCTCTACACGGACCCGCTCACCCTGCACGAGGGAGCGCGCCGCTACTACCGGTCGGTCAAGCCCTGA
- the miaB gene encoding tRNA (N6-isopentenyl adenosine(37)-C2)-methylthiotransferase MiaB, translating into MTSSDRSQAVDVNRTYEVRTYGCQMNVHDSERLSGLLEDAGYVRAPKDADGDADVVVFNTCAVRENADNRLYGNLGRLAPMKTKRPGMQIAVGGCLAQKDRDTIVKKAPWVDVVFGTHNIGKLPVLLERARVQEEAQVEIAESLEAFPSTLPTRRESAYAAWVSISVGCNNTCTFCIVPALRGKEKDRRSGDILAEIEALVGEGVSEITLLGQNVNAYGSDIGDREAFSKLLRACGRIEGLERVRFTSPHPRDFTDDVIAAMAETPNVMPQLHMPLQSGSDPILKAMRRSYRQDRFLGIIEKVRAAMPDAAISTDIIVGFPGETEEDFEQTMHVVREARFSGAFTFQYSKRPGTPAATMEGQIPKEVVQSRYERLAALQEEISWEENKRQIGGTLELMVAEGEGRKDGATHRLSGRAPDNRLVHFTKPDAEVRPGDVVTVEITYAAPHHLLAEGAVLNVRRTRAGDAWEKRNAEAAAKPAGVMLGLPKIGAPAPLPVAAGSGCGCD; encoded by the coding sequence ATGACCAGCAGCGACCGGAGCCAGGCAGTGGACGTCAATCGAACATATGAGGTCCGCACCTACGGGTGCCAGATGAACGTCCACGACTCCGAGAGGCTCTCCGGTCTCCTTGAGGACGCGGGTTACGTGCGCGCTCCGAAGGACGCGGACGGCGACGCCGATGTCGTCGTCTTCAACACCTGCGCCGTGCGCGAGAACGCCGACAACCGCCTGTACGGCAACCTCGGCCGCCTCGCCCCGATGAAGACCAAGCGTCCCGGGATGCAGATCGCCGTCGGCGGCTGTCTGGCCCAGAAGGACCGCGACACCATCGTCAAGAAGGCGCCCTGGGTCGACGTCGTCTTCGGCACGCACAACATCGGCAAGCTGCCGGTCCTCCTGGAGCGCGCCCGCGTCCAGGAAGAGGCACAGGTGGAGATCGCCGAGTCCCTCGAGGCCTTCCCCTCGACGCTGCCGACCCGCCGCGAGAGCGCGTACGCGGCCTGGGTCTCCATCTCCGTGGGCTGCAACAACACCTGCACCTTCTGCATCGTCCCCGCGCTGCGCGGCAAGGAGAAGGACCGCAGGAGCGGCGACATCCTCGCCGAGATCGAGGCGCTCGTCGGCGAGGGCGTCTCCGAGATCACCCTCCTCGGGCAGAACGTGAACGCGTACGGCTCGGACATCGGCGACCGCGAGGCCTTCAGCAAGCTGCTGCGCGCCTGCGGGCGGATCGAGGGCCTGGAGCGCGTGCGCTTCACCTCGCCGCACCCGCGCGACTTCACCGACGACGTGATCGCCGCCATGGCGGAGACGCCGAACGTGATGCCGCAGCTGCACATGCCGCTGCAGTCGGGATCGGACCCGATCCTGAAGGCGATGCGCCGCTCGTACCGCCAGGACCGCTTCCTGGGGATCATCGAGAAGGTCAGGGCCGCCATGCCGGACGCGGCGATCTCCACCGACATCATCGTCGGCTTCCCCGGGGAGACCGAGGAGGACTTCGAGCAGACCATGCACGTGGTCCGCGAGGCGCGCTTCTCCGGAGCCTTCACCTTCCAGTACTCCAAGCGCCCCGGGACCCCGGCGGCGACCATGGAGGGCCAGATCCCCAAGGAGGTCGTCCAGTCGCGCTACGAGCGCCTCGCGGCCCTCCAGGAGGAGATCTCCTGGGAGGAGAACAAGCGGCAGATCGGCGGCACCCTGGAGCTGATGGTCGCCGAGGGCGAGGGCCGCAAGGACGGCGCCACGCACCGCCTCTCGGGCCGCGCCCCCGACAACCGCCTGGTGCACTTCACCAAGCCGGACGCCGAGGTGCGTCCCGGTGACGTGGTGACGGTCGAGATCACGTACGCCGCCCCGCACCACCTGCTCGCCGAGGGGGCCGTCCTGAACGTGCGCCGCACGCGCGCGGGGGACGCCTGGGAGAAGCGGAACGCCGAGGCGGCAGCCAAGCCCGCGGGCGTGATGCTGGGCCTGCCGAAGATCGGTGCTCCGGCGCCGCTTCCGGTGGCCGCGGGCAGTGGCTGCGGCTGTGACTGA
- a CDS encoding class III extradiol dioxygenase subunit B-like domain-containing protein produces the protein MLVAAAVCPCPPLLVPEVAAGAAPELDAARAACTDAIGVLAAARPDRLVVVGPAEQAGRGPYPQGARGSFRGFGVDLDVRLGSADADVDVPGGDADRELPPSLAVAAWLLGRTRWSTAPLEGLGVGEPLAAERCIQVGGDIAARADRVALLVMGDASACRTLKAPGYLDERAAGFDAAVGKALGAADVAALKALDAELAYELKAAGRAPWQVLAGAADGAGLSGELLYEDAPYGVGYVVAAWS, from the coding sequence ATGCTTGTCGCCGCAGCCGTCTGCCCCTGCCCGCCCCTGCTCGTCCCCGAGGTCGCCGCGGGCGCCGCTCCTGAACTGGACGCCGCGCGCGCGGCCTGCACCGACGCCATCGGGGTCCTGGCCGCCGCAAGGCCCGACCGGCTCGTCGTGGTCGGCCCCGCCGAGCAGGCCGGGCGCGGGCCGTATCCGCAAGGGGCGCGCGGATCGTTCCGGGGCTTCGGAGTGGACCTCGACGTACGGCTCGGGTCCGCGGATGCCGATGTCGATGTCCCTGGCGGCGATGCCGACCGTGAACTTCCGCCCTCGCTCGCCGTGGCCGCCTGGCTGCTCGGGCGTACGCGGTGGTCGACCGCCCCACTGGAAGGTCTCGGCGTGGGGGAACCACTTGCCGCCGAGCGGTGTATCCAAGTCGGAGGGGACATCGCGGCGCGGGCGGACCGGGTGGCACTGCTGGTGATGGGCGACGCCAGCGCGTGCCGCACGCTGAAGGCGCCGGGGTATCTCGACGAGCGAGCGGCCGGTTTCGACGCGGCGGTCGGGAAGGCCCTGGGCGCGGCCGACGTGGCCGCGCTGAAGGCGCTGGACGCGGAGCTGGCGTACGAGCTGAAGGCGGCGGGCCGTGCCCCGTGGCAGGTGCTCGCGGGGGCGGCCGACGGCGCGGGGCTGAGCGGCGAGCTGCTGTACGAGGACGCGCCGTACGGCGTGGGGTACGTGGTGGCGGCCTGGTCCTAG
- a CDS encoding antitoxin, which produces MGFLDQLKAKLAPAKDKVSDLAQQHGDKIDQGLDKAAKVVDEKTKGKYSDKIQSGTGKAKEAVDRLAGTDEGKDAGGGATPPSPPSPPPAS; this is translated from the coding sequence ATGGGCTTCCTGGACCAACTGAAAGCCAAGCTCGCCCCTGCCAAGGACAAGGTCTCCGACCTCGCGCAGCAGCACGGGGACAAGATCGACCAGGGCCTGGACAAGGCCGCGAAGGTCGTCGACGAGAAGACCAAGGGCAAGTACAGCGACAAGATCCAGTCGGGTACGGGCAAGGCCAAGGAGGCCGTGGACCGCCTCGCAGGGACGGATGAGGGCAAGGACGCGGGTGGCGGCGCCACTCCCCCCTCGCCCCCGTCACCCCCTCCGGCGTCCTGA
- the miaA gene encoding tRNA (adenosine(37)-N6)-dimethylallyltransferase MiaA — protein sequence MSSAAPAPRVIAVVGPTAAGKSDLGVFLAQRLGGEVVNADSMQLYRGMDIGTAKLTPDERGGVPHQLLDIWDVTEAASVAEYQRLARAQIDRLLAEGRWPILVGGSGLYIRGAVDNLEFPGTDPAVRARLEEELTLRGSGALHARLAAADPEAAHAILPSNGRRIVRALEVIEITGKPFTANLPGHDSVYDTVQIGVDVARPELDERIATRVDRMWEAGLVDEVRALEAEGLREGRTASRALGYQQVLTALAGECTEDEARAETVRATKRFARRQDSWFRRDPRVHWLSGAVADRGELPERALALLERPVTA from the coding sequence GTGAGTAGTGCAGCTCCCGCCCCGCGGGTCATCGCCGTCGTCGGTCCCACTGCGGCAGGAAAGTCCGATCTGGGCGTTTTCCTCGCCCAGCGTCTCGGCGGCGAAGTCGTCAACGCCGACTCCATGCAGCTCTACCGAGGGATGGACATCGGCACCGCCAAACTGACGCCCGACGAGCGCGGCGGCGTTCCCCACCAGCTCCTCGACATCTGGGACGTCACGGAGGCCGCGAGCGTCGCCGAGTACCAGAGGCTGGCCCGCGCGCAGATCGACCGGCTCCTCGCCGAGGGGCGCTGGCCGATCCTGGTCGGCGGCTCCGGCCTGTACATCAGGGGAGCCGTGGACAACCTGGAGTTCCCCGGCACCGACCCCGCCGTCCGGGCCCGCCTGGAGGAGGAGCTCACGCTGCGCGGCTCCGGCGCCCTGCACGCCCGCCTCGCCGCCGCCGACCCCGAGGCCGCCCACGCCATCCTGCCCAGCAACGGCCGCAGGATCGTCCGCGCCCTGGAGGTCATCGAGATCACGGGCAAGCCGTTCACGGCCAACCTGCCCGGCCACGACTCGGTGTACGACACGGTCCAGATCGGCGTCGACGTGGCCCGCCCCGAACTCGACGAACGCATCGCCACCCGGGTCGACCGCATGTGGGAGGCGGGCCTGGTGGACGAGGTGCGCGCCCTGGAGGCCGAGGGGCTGCGCGAGGGGCGTACGGCGTCCCGGGCGCTCGGCTACCAGCAGGTGCTCACGGCGCTCGCGGGGGAGTGCACCGAGGACGAGGCGCGCGCCGAAACCGTGCGCGCCACCAAGCGCTTCGCGCGCCGTCAGGACTCGTGGTTCAGGCGCGATCCGCGGGTGCACTGGCTCAGTGGGGCCGTGGCCGATCGGGGGGAACTTCCGGAGCGCGCACTGGCGTTGCTCGAACGACCGGTCACAGCCTGA
- the dapF gene encoding diaminopimelate epimerase translates to MSTRIAFLKGHGTENDFVIIPDPDNTVELAPATVAALCDRRAGIGGDGLLHVVRSAAHPEARHLAGRAEWFMDYRNGDGSVAEMCGNGVRVFARYLQRAGHVGEGDVAVATRGGVKTVHIAKAESGGEITVGMGRALLPEGDVTVSVADRSWPARNVNMGNPHAVAFVADLSEAGHLYDPPPFSPATAYPDGVNVEFVVARGPRHVAMRVHERGSGETRSCGTGACAVAVAAARKDGVDPAVTGAPVTYTVDLPGGRLVITERPDGEIEMTGPAVIVAEGEITSEWLETVLA, encoded by the coding sequence ATGAGCACGCGGATCGCCTTCCTCAAGGGGCACGGGACCGAGAACGACTTCGTGATCATCCCCGACCCCGACAACACCGTCGAGCTGGCCCCGGCCACCGTGGCCGCCCTGTGCGACCGCCGCGCGGGCATCGGTGGCGACGGCCTGCTCCACGTCGTACGCTCCGCCGCCCACCCCGAGGCACGCCACCTCGCGGGCCGCGCCGAGTGGTTCATGGACTACCGCAACGGAGACGGCTCGGTCGCCGAGATGTGCGGCAACGGAGTGCGCGTCTTCGCCCGCTACCTCCAGCGCGCGGGACACGTCGGCGAGGGAGACGTCGCGGTGGCCACCCGCGGCGGCGTGAAGACCGTGCACATCGCCAAGGCGGAATCCGGTGGCGAGATCACCGTCGGCATGGGCAGGGCGCTGCTCCCCGAAGGCGACGTCACCGTCTCCGTGGCCGACCGCAGCTGGCCCGCGCGCAACGTGAACATGGGCAATCCGCACGCGGTCGCCTTCGTGGCCGACCTCTCCGAAGCGGGCCATCTGTACGACCCGCCGCCCTTCAGCCCGGCCACCGCCTACCCGGACGGCGTGAACGTCGAATTCGTCGTCGCCCGCGGCCCGCGCCACGTCGCCATGCGCGTGCACGAGCGCGGCTCCGGCGAGACCCGGTCGTGCGGCACGGGCGCGTGCGCCGTGGCCGTCGCGGCCGCCCGCAAGGACGGCGTGGACCCCGCGGTGACCGGTGCCCCGGTGACGTACACGGTCGACCTGCCCGGCGGACGCCTGGTCATCACCGAGCGGCCCGACGGCGAGATCGAGATGACGGGACCCGCCGTCATCGTCGCCGAGGGCGAGATCACGTCCGAATGGCTCGAAACGGTACTCGCATGA
- a CDS encoding RelA/SpoT family protein, with product MSAEATNPATPGPVTSGVQRRRGRARLDLRRLGRAALLGPATRDRLPDAIGHVAEAHRAHYPDADLEPLRRAYVLAESSHRGQMRKSGEPYITHPLAVTLILAQLGAEITTLTASLLHDTVEDTDVTLDQVRDEFGEDVCYLVDGVTKLEKVDYGAAAEPETFRKMLVATGNDVRVMSIKLADRLHNMRTLGVMRPEKQARIAKVTRDVLIPLAERLGVQALKTELEDLVFAILHPEEYSRVDAMIAANAEGAGDPLGDIAGDVRGVLRDAGITAEVLIRPRHFVSVHRVHRKRGELRAADFGRLLVLVNEDADCYGVLGELHTCFTPVVSEFKDFIAVPKFNLYQSLHTAVARADGEVAEVLIRTHQMHQFAEAGVVALRNPYAPPAEEIPAGADDERVDPTRPGWLSRLLDWQQAAPDPDTFWSTLREDLAQDREIAVFRPDGGTLGLPAGASCVDAAYAQYGEDAHACIGARVNGRLATLSTVLHDGDTVQLLMGQDAASGPSRDWLDHARTPAARIAIRRWLTTHPAPDTPAAAPAGQRRPPRQPSPAEPGPQSVEGPRPAAANAVVDREGASVRLAGCCTPVPPDEVTAFAVRGGVVTVHRVGCPAVERMKEVGRPEIGVRWGDTAECRVTLIAESFGRAHLLADLTEAIALEGVAVISATVEPPTQQRVRHTYTLQLPDAAHLPGLMRAMRAVPGVYDVSRAQHPAAATP from the coding sequence ATGAGTGCGGAGGCTACGAACCCTGCGACGCCCGGCCCCGTGACATCCGGGGTCCAGCGCAGGCGCGGCCGCGCCCGTCTCGACCTGCGCAGGCTCGGCCGTGCCGCCCTGCTCGGCCCCGCGACACGGGACCGTCTGCCCGACGCGATCGGCCATGTGGCGGAGGCCCACCGGGCCCACTACCCGGACGCCGACCTGGAGCCGCTGCGCCGTGCGTACGTCCTCGCGGAGTCCTCGCACCGCGGCCAGATGCGCAAGAGCGGCGAGCCGTACATCACGCACCCGCTCGCCGTGACGCTGATCCTCGCCCAACTGGGCGCGGAGATCACGACGCTGACCGCCTCCCTGCTCCACGACACCGTCGAGGACACGGACGTCACGCTCGACCAGGTCCGCGACGAGTTCGGCGAGGACGTCTGCTACCTGGTCGACGGCGTCACCAAGCTCGAAAAGGTCGACTACGGAGCGGCGGCCGAACCGGAGACGTTCCGCAAGATGCTGGTCGCCACCGGCAACGACGTACGCGTCATGTCGATCAAGCTCGCCGACCGGCTGCACAACATGCGCACCCTTGGTGTCATGCGTCCCGAGAAACAGGCGCGCATCGCCAAGGTCACCCGGGACGTCCTCATTCCGCTCGCCGAGCGCCTCGGTGTCCAGGCGCTCAAGACCGAGCTGGAGGACCTCGTCTTCGCGATCCTCCACCCGGAGGAGTACTCCCGGGTCGACGCCATGATCGCGGCAAATGCCGAGGGCGCGGGCGACCCGCTCGGGGACATCGCGGGCGATGTGCGCGGCGTGCTGCGCGACGCGGGCATCACGGCCGAAGTCCTCATCAGGCCCCGGCACTTCGTCTCGGTGCACCGGGTGCACCGCAAGCGGGGTGAGCTGCGCGCGGCGGACTTCGGACGCCTCCTCGTCCTCGTGAACGAGGACGCCGACTGCTACGGAGTCCTCGGCGAGCTGCACACCTGCTTCACGCCGGTGGTCTCGGAGTTCAAGGACTTCATCGCCGTACCGAAGTTCAACCTGTACCAGTCGCTGCACACGGCGGTGGCCCGGGCCGACGGCGAGGTCGCCGAAGTCCTCATCCGCACGCACCAGATGCACCAGTTCGCTGAGGCGGGCGTCGTCGCGCTGCGCAACCCCTACGCCCCGCCCGCGGAGGAGATCCCCGCGGGTGCCGACGACGAGCGCGTCGACCCCACGAGGCCGGGCTGGCTCTCCCGGCTCCTGGACTGGCAGCAGGCCGCGCCCGACCCGGACACCTTCTGGTCGACACTGCGCGAGGACCTCGCACAGGACCGCGAGATCGCCGTCTTCCGGCCCGACGGAGGCACCCTCGGCCTGCCCGCGGGCGCCAGTTGCGTGGACGCCGCCTACGCCCAGTACGGGGAGGACGCCCACGCCTGCATCGGGGCCCGCGTCAACGGCCGTCTCGCGACGCTCAGCACGGTCCTGCACGACGGCGACACGGTCCAGCTGCTGATGGGCCAGGACGCCGCCTCGGGGCCCTCGCGCGACTGGCTCGACCACGCCCGCACGCCCGCCGCGCGGATCGCCATCCGGCGCTGGCTCACCACGCACCCGGCCCCCGACACCCCCGCTGCCGCCCCGGCCGGACAGCGCAGGCCGCCGCGTCAGCCCTCCCCGGCCGAGCCCGGACCGCAATCCGTCGAAGGCCCGCGCCCCGCCGCAGCGAACGCCGTCGTGGACCGTGAGGGTGCGAGCGTGCGCCTCGCGGGCTGTTGTACGCCCGTGCCGCCCGACGAGGTCACCGCGTTCGCCGTGCGCGGCGGTGTCGTGACCGTGCACCGGGTCGGCTGCCCCGCCGTGGAGCGCATGAAGGAAGTGGGGCGCCCGGAGATCGGCGTGCGCTGGGGCGACACCGCGGAGTGCCGCGTCACGCTCATCGCTGAATCGTTCGGCCGCGCACATCTGCTCGCCGACCTCACCGAAGCGATCGCCCTCGAAGGCGTGGCGGTCATCTCCGCGACGGTGGAGCCGCCGACCCAGCAGCGCGTGCGCCATACGTACACGCTGCAACTCCCGGACGCCGCGCACCTTCCCGGGCTGATGCGGGCGATGCGCGCCGTGCCCGGGGTGTACGACGTGAGCCGCGCCCAGCACCCGGCGGCGGCAACACCCTGA
- a CDS encoding M1 family metallopeptidase produces the protein MLLTPRPKAARTKALRTRRVAAALLAASASAALIAASAPSPATPLGIGDPLFPHLGNPGYDVASYDIAFTYHGDNSKPLDAVTKIDARATAPLERVNLDFAHGKVRSVEVNGKAARFAGSGEDLVITPAAPVASGERMRITVRHTSDPVAAKGAEGGWLRTGDGLAMANQADAAHLVFPCNDHPSDKADFTFRITAPKGLTAVANGLPAAEPRHGGSATTWSYRTRHPMATELAQVSIGRSSVIRRKGPHGLPVRDVVPTKDRETLERWLKKTPGQIGWMEKKVGRYPFEAYGVLIAKAQTGFELETQTLSLFERELFTRPEYPEWYVDAIMVHELAHQWFGDSVSPRSWSDLWLNEGHATWYEALYAQEKSQRPLATRMRDAYRQSDAWRAAGGPPAKPKRPAPGQKISLFRPVVYDGSALVLYALRQEIGQPAFDRLERTWVHAYRDGNATTDDFVRLASQEAGRDLGGFFEAWLYGEKTPPMPGHPDWRTSAKDGK, from the coding sequence ATGCTGCTCACCCCTCGGCCCAAGGCCGCCAGGACGAAGGCGCTCCGCACGCGCCGCGTCGCCGCCGCCCTGCTCGCCGCGTCCGCGTCCGCCGCCCTCATCGCGGCGAGCGCGCCGTCGCCCGCGACCCCGCTCGGCATCGGCGACCCGCTCTTCCCGCACCTGGGCAATCCCGGCTACGACGTGGCGTCGTACGACATCGCCTTCACCTATCACGGCGACAACAGCAAGCCGCTGGATGCCGTGACCAAGATCGACGCGCGGGCGACGGCGCCCCTGGAGCGCGTGAATCTCGACTTCGCGCACGGCAAGGTCCGTTCCGTCGAGGTCAACGGCAAGGCCGCCCGCTTCGCCGGGAGCGGCGAGGACCTGGTCATCACGCCGGCCGCCCCGGTGGCGAGCGGCGAGCGGATGCGGATCACCGTGCGGCACACCAGCGACCCGGTCGCCGCGAAGGGTGCCGAGGGCGGCTGGCTGCGCACCGGGGACGGGCTCGCCATGGCCAACCAGGCCGACGCCGCCCATCTGGTCTTCCCGTGCAACGACCACCCCTCGGACAAGGCGGACTTCACCTTCCGGATCACCGCTCCGAAGGGACTCACCGCGGTCGCCAACGGCCTCCCGGCGGCCGAGCCCCGGCACGGCGGGTCCGCCACCACCTGGTCGTACCGGACCCGGCACCCCATGGCGACGGAGCTGGCCCAGGTGTCGATCGGCCGCTCCAGCGTCATCCGGCGGAAGGGGCCGCACGGCCTCCCCGTACGCGATGTGGTGCCCACCAAGGACCGCGAGACCCTGGAGCGCTGGCTGAAGAAGACCCCGGGCCAGATCGGGTGGATGGAGAAGAAGGTCGGCCGCTACCCCTTCGAGGCGTACGGAGTGCTGATCGCGAAGGCGCAGACGGGCTTCGAGCTGGAGACGCAGACGCTCTCTCTCTTCGAGAGAGAGCTCTTCACCCGTCCCGAGTACCCCGAGTGGTACGTCGACGCGATCATGGTGCACGAGCTGGCGCACCAGTGGTTCGGCGACAGCGTGAGCCCGCGGTCCTGGTCGGACCTCTGGCTCAACGAAGGCCACGCCACCTGGTACGAGGCGCTCTACGCCCAGGAGAAGTCCCAGCGGCCGCTCGCGACGCGGATGCGGGACGCCTATCGCCAGTCGGACGCCTGGCGTGCGGCGGGCGGTCCGCCCGCCAAGCCGAAGAGGCCCGCGCCGGGGCAGAAGATCAGCCTCTTCCGGCCCGTCGTGTACGACGGCAGCGCGCTGGTGCTCTACGCCCTGCGGCAGGAGATCGGGCAGCCCGCCTTCGACCGCCTGGAGCGGACCTGGGTCCACGCGTACCGGGACGGCAACGCGACGACCGACGACTTCGTGCGGCTCGCGTCCCAGGAAGCGGGGCGTGACCTGGGCGGATTCTTCGAGGCATGGCTGTACGGGGAGAAGACGCCGCCGATGCCGGGGCACCCGGACTGGCGTACCTCGGCGAAGGACGGGAAGTAA